One Chloroflexota bacterium DNA segment encodes these proteins:
- a CDS encoding response regulator: protein MNYCIIVDDLAVDRQLAARYLQAAGYQTSMARSSKQATEQLQQALETYQPSQILLLVDLNMPNDPALQQVVASSLAGANLALQLQIQIANGSLPPLAIVALTALSASEVHQTAIAFGCDAVLEKPATPDLAQRIEQALAKSAQLAPIGSQALLNILRLRLLAPTPSPPLNEEDLTKALLQLHRQGLVGLGTSHLAKYLFPQIASDYQRGLQTQAKIAKVIREAMQLNVLETLAILEGEFVQLHDPQTQAQQLHLSKSEYYRRRKEAIAQLYHILAEE, encoded by the coding sequence ATGAATTATTGCATTATTGTTGATGATCTGGCGGTCGATCGGCAGTTGGCGGCGCGTTATTTACAGGCAGCTGGCTATCAAACCAGTATGGCGCGTTCCAGCAAACAGGCTACCGAGCAATTACAGCAGGCCTTGGAGACCTATCAGCCAAGCCAAATATTATTACTTGTGGATTTAAATATGCCCAACGATCCTGCGCTTCAGCAAGTGGTTGCCTCATCGTTGGCGGGTGCAAATTTGGCTTTACAATTGCAAATTCAGATTGCTAACGGCAGTCTGCCACCGTTGGCAATTGTGGCATTGACTGCCTTAAGTGCCAGCGAAGTACACCAAACAGCCATTGCCTTTGGCTGTGATGCCGTGCTTGAAAAGCCCGCTACTCCCGATTTGGCCCAGCGCATTGAGCAAGCGCTAGCGAAAAGCGCTCAACTAGCGCCGATTGGCAGTCAAGCCTTGCTGAATATTCTGCGCTTGCGCTTGCTAGCCCCCACGCCTAGCCCGCCGTTGAACGAAGAAGATCTGACCAAAGCGCTGTTGCAATTGCATCGGCAAGGCTTGGTTGGTTTGGGTACGAGTCATTTGGCCAAATATTTGTTTCCGCAGATTGCTAGCGATTATCAACGTGGCCTGCAAACCCAAGCCAAAATTGCTAAGGTGATTCGTGAGGCCATGCAATTGAATGTGCTCGAAACCTTGGCAATTCTAGAGGGCGAATTTGTGCAACTCCACGACCCTCAAACTCAAGCCCAGCAATTACACCTCTCGAAAAG
- a CDS encoding HAMP domain-containing histidine kinase: MLKTIINRTKNHADPAIVGHYQHLLEHNKRRLIEWIMLLAGGLALPFTFVLIVAVANHQQPSSVLVLHLTRSLLNPLLVWWLIRRKQINWAWHATMVFAMTHNTVLAYVMHLPNVIIVELFALASFAVVMPFWQVLAYSGGLIGLNYCFASQFIVLNEWALVMIVVLSIVLMCSTIGFVSRQTLWHASQQQSQTADLVQQQSSMQQQLHDLQTHVQQLSLLKHDLRQPLKSVQGLLQGLAFEQPSTNSTIQPALAATQRVERQLNNLLDQARQQLGRQRASLEIIDVQHCLRQLQPAINGLAAYYSEPIAKVQLEIDAGSVIVADREQFERALFNLLDNSLSRCHHEVHIRSYRSEQNVIIEVRDDGAGMHQALRTALNQADFSAITQGLGLKQVQQMLTQAQAWLHVPDVATGCTIQLHFPQATQ, from the coding sequence ATGCTCAAAACGATCATTAATCGAACCAAAAATCATGCCGATCCAGCTATTGTAGGTCATTACCAACACCTGCTTGAGCACAACAAACGTCGCTTGATAGAGTGGATTATGCTGTTGGCTGGTGGTTTGGCTTTGCCATTTACATTTGTATTAATCGTAGCGGTGGCCAATCATCAGCAGCCAAGTAGTGTTTTAGTTTTACACCTTACCCGTAGCCTGCTCAATCCTTTACTGGTTTGGTGGTTGATCCGGCGTAAACAGATTAATTGGGCGTGGCATGCTACGATGGTGTTTGCAATGACACATAATACGGTTTTAGCCTATGTGATGCACTTGCCAAATGTGATTATTGTAGAGCTGTTTGCGTTGGCCAGTTTTGCGGTGGTGATGCCATTTTGGCAGGTGTTGGCGTACAGTGGCGGGCTGATTGGGCTGAATTATTGCTTTGCCAGCCAATTTATTGTGCTCAATGAATGGGCCTTGGTGATGATTGTCGTGCTGAGCATTGTGCTGATGTGCAGCACGATTGGCTTTGTTTCGCGCCAAACCTTATGGCATGCCAGCCAACAACAGAGCCAAACCGCTGATTTGGTGCAACAACAGAGCAGCATGCAACAGCAACTCCACGATTTACAAACCCATGTGCAACAACTGAGTTTGCTGAAACACGATTTGCGCCAGCCCTTGAAAAGCGTCCAAGGCTTGTTACAAGGCTTGGCGTTTGAACAACCAAGCACAAATAGTACGATTCAGCCAGCGCTAGCCGCAACCCAACGGGTCGAACGTCAACTTAATAATTTGCTGGATCAAGCCCGTCAGCAGCTTGGTCGCCAGCGGGCGAGCCTCGAAATCATCGATGTACAGCACTGTTTGAGGCAATTGCAGCCAGCAATCAACGGTTTGGCGGCCTACTACAGCGAGCCAATCGCCAAAGTGCAGCTTGAAATTGATGCGGGCAGCGTGATTGTGGCCGATCGTGAGCAATTTGAGCGAGCCTTATTCAACTTGCTCGATAATAGTTTGAGCCGTTGCCATCACGAAGTACATATCCGTAGCTATCGATCGGAGCAAAACGTGATCATCGAAGTTCGTGATGATGGGGCTGGCATGCATCAAGCCTTACGCACGGCGCTCAATCAGGCTGATTTTAGTGCAATCACCCAAGGCTTGGGTTTGAAGCAAGTGCAACAGATGCTTACGCAGGCCCAAGCTTGGCTGCATGTGCCCGACGTTGCGACAGGTTGTACCATTCAACTCCATTTTCCACAGGCTACGCAATGA
- a CDS encoding metallophosphoesterase: protein MLLGTIAEYLVALGMPSSARTYLIITTILVLSLIWIETSHWAHRTMTMMELAGAALLLIKIFAVSTTMLTLALLPFPQLRTVIASSLAIMGLLTLYRELRRRLRAGDRSPSSYTGGVLVVIQFLCMVLLTVSGIAIILELLLVPARILDSDTRFIDAIKNWVELLATLCVLLTIYYLGFYLARRLLKSGSFSWIDPPNWRTLLPHLKYSLMPRWGIPPLAESDLADTVRMAYIEHIVGSKAPRDVAKAAKIEPVAHPQRGFTFAVIGDPGEGDESQIAPPIVPEQSALAQQGPANPAYPTFTILSSDIVYPAGELMDYERTLYRPYASDSPTPPLMYGLAGNHDWYNDLKGLMLNFGYAAAHVESRDPQLQQWAKALKTGPWARYGYPWGQLRWNEVQSLRQRYGLTRLGGDLNEPRTHQRLPFFELSFDPVPFVLLAVDTGCIGSVDPIQLQWLETCLLAAFNQQKIIAVVLSEPLYVNGAFADHPGMRQLYELLRRYETHVVIGGDTHAFQHYEARYITLRGTQHIAHHLVNGGGGAYLSKPVDLHWHTPSGMTPLESRFVYRDDEQDIVDQVMLREVFPTAQQLRSKFNGKIELDDQMWGLRRWLVGQEPNILNRGYTNALNHDRSPLLQSLLTLNLDETLNGWRLRITPWFTTGSNNQLEPQEPIDILAPNRANERVVTRDLVPSPASILAI, encoded by the coding sequence ATGCTGCTTGGAACAATCGCTGAATATTTGGTTGCGTTGGGCATGCCAAGCTCGGCTCGTACCTACTTAATCATCACCACAATCTTAGTGCTCAGTTTAATTTGGATCGAAACCTCACACTGGGCACATCGCACCATGACGATGATGGAATTGGCTGGGGCAGCCCTGCTGCTGATTAAGATTTTTGCGGTCAGCACAACCATGCTCACCCTCGCACTGCTGCCGTTTCCTCAACTACGCACGGTGATTGCCAGCTCATTAGCAATTATGGGCTTGCTGACGCTCTATCGCGAGCTACGGCGACGCTTACGCGCAGGCGATCGTTCACCCTCAAGCTATACTGGCGGCGTGCTAGTCGTCATCCAATTTTTATGTATGGTCTTGCTGACGGTCAGCGGAATTGCCATCATATTAGAACTATTGCTGGTTCCAGCGCGAATTCTCGATAGCGACACTCGTTTTATCGATGCGATTAAAAATTGGGTTGAATTGCTAGCAACCCTGTGTGTGCTACTCACCATTTACTATTTGGGATTCTACCTTGCGCGGCGTTTGCTCAAAAGTGGCAGCTTCTCGTGGATCGACCCGCCAAACTGGCGCACATTGTTGCCCCATTTGAAATATAGTTTGATGCCACGTTGGGGGATTCCACCGTTGGCCGAAAGCGATTTGGCTGATACGGTGCGTATGGCCTATATCGAGCATATTGTGGGTAGCAAAGCGCCGCGTGATGTCGCCAAAGCCGCCAAAATTGAGCCAGTCGCTCACCCGCAACGCGGTTTTACCTTCGCGGTGATTGGCGATCCTGGTGAGGGCGACGAATCGCAGATTGCCCCGCCAATTGTGCCCGAACAAAGCGCATTGGCGCAACAAGGCCCAGCCAATCCGGCTTACCCCACTTTTACCATCCTTAGCTCGGATATTGTTTACCCAGCTGGCGAGTTGATGGATTATGAACGCACGCTGTATCGACCTTATGCGAGCGATAGCCCAACCCCGCCATTAATGTATGGTTTGGCGGGCAATCACGATTGGTACAACGATTTAAAGGGCTTGATGCTGAATTTTGGCTATGCCGCCGCCCATGTCGAAAGCCGCGATCCGCAATTGCAACAATGGGCCAAAGCACTCAAAACTGGGCCTTGGGCACGCTATGGCTACCCATGGGGTCAATTACGTTGGAACGAAGTGCAAAGTTTGCGCCAACGCTATGGCCTGACGCGGCTTGGCGGCGACCTGAATGAGCCGCGCACTCACCAACGCTTGCCATTTTTTGAATTGAGCTTTGATCCTGTGCCATTTGTGTTGTTGGCGGTCGATACCGGCTGCATCGGCAGCGTCGATCCAATTCAGTTGCAATGGCTGGAAACCTGTTTACTAGCGGCCTTCAATCAACAAAAAATTATTGCGGTAGTGCTCAGCGAGCCGTTATATGTTAATGGAGCCTTTGCCGATCACCCTGGCATGCGCCAATTGTATGAATTATTGCGGCGCTATGAAACCCATGTGGTGATTGGCGGCGATACCCATGCCTTCCAACATTACGAAGCTCGCTATATCACTTTGCGCGGAACCCAACATATTGCGCATCATCTGGTCAATGGCGGTGGTGGCGCGTATCTGAGCAAGCCAGTTGATTTACATTGGCACACGCCTAGCGGCATGACCCCCTTGGAATCGCGCTTTGTCTACCGTGACGATGAACAGGATATCGTCGATCAGGTGATGTTGCGCGAAGTCTTTCCAACAGCGCAACAGCTTCGGTCAAAATTCAACGGCAAAATCGAGCTTGATGACCAAATGTGGGGCTTGCGCCGCTGGCTCGTCGGCCAAGAGCCAAATATTTTAAATCGCGGCTACACCAATGCGCTTAATCACGATCGCTCACCATTATTGCAAAGCTTGCTTACGCTTAATCTTGATGAAACCTTGAATGGCTGGCGCTTGCGAATTACGCCATGGTTTACGACTGGCTCCAACAATCAGCTCGAACCTCAAGAACCAATTGATATTTTGGCTCCCAATCGAGCCAATGAGCGCGTAGTTACCCGCGATTTAGTGCCTAGCCCCGCCAGCATTTTAGCCATCTAG